The stretch of DNA CTCCTGGGGCGTTTCAAGCCTGGCGCGGTGCTGCCGTGGATGCCGCCGGACCTGTCCGCCCTGTTGCCGGCGGGGCCGGTGGAGCTGGCCGAGGAGGAGGTGGAGATTGGGGAGGACTCGGTCTCCGTCGACGAGACGGTGTCCCTCTCGGGGCTGGGATTGCCGGACGTCATCCAGCGGGCCCGTGGGGATTGGAATGCGCTCACGTGGCTCTTGTGGGCCTGTGGTGAGTCGAAGGTGGTGCTGCCGAAGAAGGTGGCGCCCCCGGCGAACTTCGGACAGGCGGCGGGCATGTCGAGCCAGCGTCACTGGCGCGTGAGGGACCGCAAGGTGACGGGGGGCCGTGGCGCGCAGGCGTCGGGCGCCGCGGGCTTCGAGTTCGCGGGCATGGACATCGATGCCCTGCACCCGAACCTCCTGGGCATGGTGGAGCTGCACTACGCGGAGATGCAGGCGATGTTCTATTGGCTGACGGACAGCCACAACGTTTCGCCCTGGCAGGACAACCTGAGGGGGAGCTGAGTCATGAACCGCACTCCTCGACAGGTCGAGATCGCCGACCCGCTGTGGAAGGCGCTGGAGACGATGAGCCGCGAGATGGGCGTGGACCGTGATGTCCTCGTCAATCAGGCGGTCTTCTCGCTCGCGCGGCAGTTCGGGTTCATCCAGCCCACGCAGGTGAGCCTCTCCGAGGTGGGCAGTGCGCCGGCCGTGGTGGCTGCGCCCGTGGCGGTTGCACATGCACCCGTGGCGGCGCCCTCGGTGGTTGCGCATGCACCCGTGGCGACGCCCGCGGTCGCGGTGACGCCCTCGGTCAGCGCCCCTGTGGCGGCGCCCTCGGTGGTTGCTGCTGCGGCGGCAGCGGAGCCCGTGGCTCCACCGCCCACGGCGGTGCCGTCGATCAAGGCGCCGGCCTCCGCGAAGGTCGCGGACGCGGCCAACGAGCCCGCGGAGGTGGAGGCTCCGAAGGGCGCCGAGCCCGAGGCGGTCGCCGAGCGTGTTCGCGAAGTGGTGCGCGCGGTGGACCAGACGGTGGAGGTGCAGTCGCCTCGGGCCGTCGCGCTCGCGGACACCGATGAAGAAGAGTCCAAGACCGGGGAACACGAAGGGACTCCCGGAGCCGACGAGGCAGAGGGCGCCGAGGCCAAGGACGCCGACAGTGCCAAGGGCTCCGGCGACGAGGACTCAGACAGTGACGAGGACTCCGAGGACGAGCCCGCCACGGAGAAGGAGCCCGCGGTCGACGAGGCCGAGCTGCGTGAGGCTGTCGCCGCGCGCGTCCGTGACATCGTGGGTGACGTCGACCGTCTGCTCGAACCCGTCGACGCGAAGCCCGACGAGGACTCGGACGACGACTCCGACGAGGACTCGGACGACGATTCGGACGATGACGAGGATTCGGACGACGATTCGGACGATGACGAGGATTCGGACGATGACGAGGATTCGGACGACGAGGACTCGGATAGCGACGCGGATGAGGACGCGGACGATTCCGACGAGGACTCGGATAGCGACGCGGATGCGAAGGACGCGGACGATGATGATTCTGAGGACTCGGATAGCGACGCGGATGCGAAGGACTCGGACGATGATTCCGAAGACGACGCGGACGATGATGATTCTGAGGACTCGGACCAGGACGAGAAGCCGGCTGCTGGCAAGGCGGCGGTAGGCAAGGCCATCCCAGGCAAGGCAGCTGGAGCCAATGCCGTCGCAGGCAGGCCGGCGGCAGGCAAGCCCGCAGCGGGCAAGGCGGCAGCGGCTTCCGTCGAGCCAGCGTTCGTGGACGAAGACTCCTCCGACCTGGTGACGGAGGCGAAGCCCGAGCCGAAGGCGCCAGCGGGCAAGCCGGACAAGACCATCATCGTGCAGGCTCCGCCGGAGCTGAAGGTGCACGTGAAGCTCGACGATGGCGAACCGGTGCTCGTCGCACGCGAGCGGTTCATCATCGGCCGAGGCCCCAGCGCGGACCTGATGGTGAAGTCAGCCCGGGTGTCACGTGAGCACGCGGTGGTGGTGCGCGACGGTGACGAGGTGTTCATCGAGGACCTCAAGTCCTCGAACGGCACCTGGTTCGACAACACGCGCATCGCGCGCCGTCAGGTCTCCGATGGTGAGGAGTACCTGCTGGGCGGCATCCGCATCACCTTCTCTCTGACCACCGAGTCGTAACGCGGAGGCTCTCCGCCTCCACGGACCTCATGTTCGTGGAGGCGGGCAGGTGCATCTGCGAACCACTGCGGAATTCCAGTCATCGCAGCCATGTGGCGCGTCATGCTCCGCGAGTGCTTCTCGCTGATGACCGAGTACCAACGCGAATGGGCGCATCCGCCAGCCGCAGCGGGATTCCATTCATCGCGGCAGGGCGACGAATCGTGAACCGTGAGCGCATCTTGCTGACGACCGAGTCGCAATGCGAACGGGCGAATCCGCCAACCGCAGCGGGATTCCATTCATCGCAGCCGCGTGGTGCGTCATGCTCCGCGAGCGCTTCTCGCTGATGACCGAGTCGCAACGCGAATGGGCGCATCAGCCAACTGCTGCGGGACTCCATTCATCGCATCCGCGTGATGCGTCATGCTCCGCGAGCGCTTCTTGCTGACGACCGAGTCGTAACGCGAACGGGCGCATCCGCGAACCGTTGCGGGATTCCGATCATTGCGGCAGCGTGGCGCGCAATGAACCGCGAGCACATGGACCTCGTCCCCGCGTCCGAGTGGTCCTTCCTGTCGCTGTCCACGTTGTTCGCCCGTTCTTTCGAGGGCTACTTCGTCTCCGTGCCCGATGCCCCGCAGGCGTTCGATGCGCGGGTGCGGAGCGAGCACATCTCGTTGACGGAGAGTCGGGTCGCCCGCGTGAGCGGTGAGGCGGTGGGGCTCGTGCTGATGGCGAGACGGGGCAACATCAGCCGGGTCGCGGGCATGGGAATCGTTCCCAGCCGAAGAGGGCAGGGCCTGGGCGGCGACATGCTGCGTCCCTTATTGGAATCCGCCCGAGCGCGCGGAGATGCGCGGATGGTGCTCGAGGTCATCGAGCAGAACGCGCCCGCGGTGAAGCTCTACGAGCGGCTCGGCTTCCGACGCGTACGGCGTCTGGTGGGCTTCACGGGGACGCCAACGCCAGAGCCCGGTGCGCTGGAGGAAGTGGACCCTCGAGACTGCGCGAAGCTTCTGCCGGCGGACCTGCCGTGGCAGCTCGATGCGGCGACGGTGATGGGCTTGTCCTCCCCAGCCAAGGCCTTCCGACTCGGTCCTGCCTTCGCGGTGGTGGCGGACGTCTCCGCACCCACGCTCGGCCTGCGCTCGCTGGGAGTGGAGCCCTCGGCCCGAGGACGGGGCGCCGGGCGAAGGCTGCTGCGAGCCCTGGCCGCCGCGCACCCCGGGAAGCCCCTGGCGGTGAGCGCCATCGTTCCCGAGGGCCTGTGTGACCGCTTCTTCCTGGGCGAGGGCTTCACCTCCCCGGCGCTCTCGCAGCTCGAACTGGCGCACACCTTCTGAGCCTCACCCGCTCCAGGGCCACCCGGAAGCTCCAGGGCTTCTGGGTAAGCCGGTCATGGAGGTCCGGTTCGTGGGCCAACCATGGGAAACAGGTGGGCAGGCAGGCGGGCTCGCGAACACACTGGGCGCGGAGTGAGGAATGGAGCATGAAAGCGACCCGTCCGGTCGTTCTAGACTCCACGCATCCATGGCCCGTCCCGTCCGCACCCTCCATGTGTTCCCCGACGCCAGCCGGCGTCAGGCCGCGTTGCGCGCGGAAGGGAACGCGCGGGGGCTGGCGGTGGGGCGGGATTTGCTCACGTGGGAGGAGCTGCTCGTCGCGCTGGGCGGGGCTCGTGAGCTGAACCGGCGTCCTTGTCCGGCGGTGCTGGCGCGCGCGGTGATGTCCTCGCTGGGGCCGCAGCTGGGCAACACGCACTTCGGCGAGTACGTCCGGGAGCCGGCCTTCGCGCGCGCGGGGCTGGAGGTGGTGCTGGACCTGAAGGCCGGGCGCCTGTCGCCACGGGAGCTCCAGGACGCGGTGGAGGTCCTCCCGCCCGAGCGGCAGAAGCACGTGCGGGTGCTCGCCCGGCTGTATCACCTGTACGAGCAGAAGCTGGCGGAGCTGGGGCTCGCGGACCGCGAGGATGTGCTGCGCGGTGCTCGCGAGGCGCTGGGGCAGGGCTCGTGGCCGGTGAGCTGGGATGGCGTGGGGACGCTCGTGCTGCATGGGGTGTACGACGTGCGCCCCTCCGGCCTGGAGCTGCTGCTGGCGTTGGCCGCGGCGTGTGAGTCGCGGCGCGTGACGCTCCGGGTGGAGACGCCGGTGGGAGGCTCTCCGGTGGCGGACGCGGCCCTGGCCTCGCTGTTCCGCGCCTTCGAGAACCGCGGCGAGTCCATGCCGCACGTGGACCTCTTCAAGGCGGACGTCACCTTCGAGTCCCGGCCGTTCATCGACCTGGGCCGCTTCGCCTTCTCGCCCCGGGCGCCGCGCAATGTGCTCGAGGACGCGAAGACCCAGCCTCGCATCTGGAGCGCGGCCACGGCACGCGAGGAGGCGCGACTGGTGGCGCGGGACGTGCGCCGGCTCATCGCCGAAGGGGCCGCGCCATCGGACATCGCGATTGCGTACCGCGAGCTGGGAGCGGAGGCGGGGTGGCTCGCCGAGACGCTCGGTGAGCTGGGCGTACCGGTGCGATTGCCCTGGGGTGAGCCGCTCTCGCTGGCCGGGCCGGTGCGACTGGCGTTGGACCTGCCGCTGCTGGTGGAGGACGGCTTCCCCGCCGAGCGCGTGGCGGAGCTGGTGGGCAGCCGCTACGCGCACATCCTGTCGCGCGGAGGTCCGGAGTCGCCCGCGAGCCTCTTCGCGCTGGCCGCCGTGCGGGACGACCGCCTGGGCGCGCTGCGAGGACGCGGTGCGTACGACGTGCGACTGGAGGGCCTCGCGCGTCGGCTCCAGGCGCTGCAAGGCGCACAGAAGAAGGACGGCAGCGCGCGCATCCAGTCGGTGCGGGTGCTGCGCGAGCGCTGCGGCCTGCTGCTGGATTACTGCCGACGCATCCCCGACAAGGCGCCTGTCGCCGAGCAGCTGGCCGCGTGGTGGCACGTGGTGGAGCGACTGGGGCTGATGGACTCCGAGGGGCCGTTGGAGTCGCGAGCGGAGGGTGGGTTGGCGGAGCGGGCGCTGGATGCGCGGGCGCGTGACGAGGCCGCGCGTGAGGCGCTGCGGCAGCGCGTGCAGGGACTGCTGCGCACGATGAAGGCGGTGGGCGGTGGCCCGGTGCTGCGTCGGCGCACGTTCGGTCGATGGCTGCGCGACGCGATGTCGGAAGCGTACCTGCCCGCGCGAGGTCCCAGGGGCGCGGCGGTGGAGGTGCTGGAGGCGGCGGAGGTGCCTGGACGCTCCTTCCGTCATCTCTTCATCGCGGGGCTCACCGAGGGACGCTTCCCGGGACGGGATGTGCCCTCGCCGTTGCTCGCGGACGCGGAGCGCTCGGCGCTCAATCAGCACCTGGGCCGTGATGTGTTCCGGCTGACGGGCGGTGAGTTCGAGGACCGGGCGGCGTGGCGGCTCACCGAGGACCGCCTGTTGTTCGCCAGCGCGCTCGCCGCGGCGGAGGAGACGCTGAGCCTGTCCTTCGCGGTGGAGGGGGCGGGCGGACAGGAGCAGGTGCCGTCCTCGTTCCTGGAGGAGGTTCGCCGGCTGACCGCGCTGAAGTGGACGCCGCGCTCGTTGCCGCCCATCCCTCCGTTGGACGAGGTGCTCACCGAGTCGGAGCTGCGGCGCTGCGTGGCGCTCGAGGTCCTCTCGTATCCGAAGCTGCGCGTCACCGAGCCGGACGCCGCTGCGCCGCTGCTCAAGCGTTACTTCGACCGCGAGGCCTGGTACTCGGGTGCGCGCGAGCTGTCCTTGGTCGAGGTGGAGCGGCTGTACTTCTTCGGAGACCCGAAGATGAAGCCCGGGAAGTACACGGGCTCGGTCGACGCCAACACGATGCGCGCGTCGCTGCGCGAGGCCTTCCGCTTCGACCTCACGCGACCGTTGTCCGCGTCCGCGCTCGCGCGCTTCGGCAACTGCGGCTTCCAGGGCTTCCTCACGTACGGCCTGAAGGTGTCGGAGCCGGACCGTCCGGGCGAGGAGTTCGACGCGCGCGGGCGCGGCACCTTCTGGCACCGCGTCGTCGAGGAGGTCTTCCAGTCGCTCAAGCAGCACCAACTGCTCGGCAAGGCGCCGGAGGAGATTCCCGAGGAGCTGCTGGACTCCGCGCTCCAGTCCGCGGTGGCGCACTTCGAGAAGTTCCACCACGTGGGGCACCCCGCGCTGTGGAAGCTGGCGCACGAGCGCGCGCGGTCGATGGCGCGGCGAATCCTGGTGGACGAGCGGCGCGGGCTGCCCTTCGAGCGGATGGTGCCGGAGGGCTTCGAGCTCCAGTTCGGCCCCGCCGCCGATGACGACCGATGGCGCCACGTCATGTTGCCCATCGACGGGGACGCCATCGTCTTCGAGGGGAAGATCGACCGGCTCGATGTGTCGGGCTCCGAGGTGGGCGTCATCGACTACAAGTCCGGGCGCCTGGACAAGAACGAGCTGAAGAAGCGGCTGCTCACGTCCGACTTCCAGCTGCCGCTGTACCTCTTCGCCGCCAGGGAGAGTGGCCACCAGAACGCGAGCCAGGCCGCGTGGTTCTCGCTGCGCACGGGCAACACCATCCACCTGTCGGAGGTGGTCCCCGCGCAGGAACTCGACGAGCTGTTGTCCACGGACCCCGAGGTGCGCGCGAAGGTGGCGGAGAAGGAGGGCGGACGCAACCTGCCCAACGCCGTGGAGTCGCTGGTGCGCACGCTTCGCGAGGGCCAGTTCGCCGCGCGGCCCCAGGACTGTGGCTCCTGCGGCTTCCGCGCCGTGTGCCGCATCACCGAGCGACGGATGACGGAGGAGGGGAGTTGAGCACGGCCCCTTCCATCCTCGCGCTGGAGCGCAACCTGGCGCTCATGGCGGGCGCCGGCGCGGGCAAGACGTACAGCCTGGTGACGATGACGCTGCACCTGCTCGCGGGCGCGCGCGAGGCGGGGGGCCCCTTGCGCCCCGCGCGGTTGTGCATGCTGACCTTCACGGACAAGGCCGCGGCGGAGATGCGCTCGCGCGTGCGGCAGCGGCTGGATGGTCTGGCGCAGGGCGAGGCGAAGCTGGACCAGGAGGTGGAGCTGCGCGCGTCGCTCTCCCGGCTGGACCGCCCCTTCCCGCTGCCCGAGGCGTGGCGACAGCTGCGCGAGGAGCTGGGCGCGGCCACGGTGGGCACGTTCCACTCGCTCTGTGGTCAGTTGCTGCGACGCGCGCCGCCGGCGGTGGGCATCGACCCGAGCTTCGAGGTGCTCGACGAACTCGAGGCGTCCAGTCTGGTGCAGGACGTGTGCGAGCGCGTCGTGCTGGACGCGCTGGAGGCCGGCGACGCGCGCGTGCGTGAGCTGTGCCAGGAGCTGGGGTTCTCCGGCTCCGGCTTCTCGGACGGCCTGGTCGCCGCGCTGGTGTCGGTCTACGGCAAGCTGCGCGAAGAGGGACTGCGCGCGGCCTCGGCGGCGGTGGCCGACGTGGCGCAGGCCCGCGAGGAGTTCGACGAGGCGCTGAAGGAGTGCCTGCGCCTGTGCATGGAAGTGCGGGCCCTGGACGCCAAGGGCGAGTGGAGCCTGTTGGTGGGCGCGCTGGAGAAGGCGCTCAACGGGATGACGGCGGAGAACTTCCAGAAGGGGGACCGCTACCCGTGGCTGCGCGCCTGCTTCGCGACGGACACGCGCAACATCGCGCGGCTCAGCAAGGGCGCCGCGGGGCCGGTGCGCGAGCTGTACTGGCGCATCTACAAGGGAAAGACGGACGGCTCGGTGCGCATGCTCGTCGATGCGTGGGCCGCGTGGCACACCGCGCCCTTCGAGGAGACCTTCCGCGAGCTGCTGGGCCGCGTGGAGACCCGCCACGACGCGGAGTTCGCCCGCCGCAACGTGTTCGACTTCACCTCGCTGCTCGTCAAGGCGCGCGACCTGCTGCGCGACCATCCCGAGTTCCGCCGGCAGGTGCAGGAGCGCGTGGGCGCCCTCCTGGTGGACGAGTTCCAGGACACCAACCGGCTCCAGCTCGAGCTGGTGCTGCTGCTCGCGGAGCAGCGCGAGGGGGGGCCTCGCGAGCTGACGCCGCAGATGGACCTGCTCTCCGCGCTGCCGCTGGAGCCCGCGTTCCTCTGCGCGGTGGGAGATCGCAAGCAGTCCATCTACGAGTTTCGTGGCGCGGACGTCTCCGTCTTCACGCAGCTGTCGAAGAAGGTGGAGGAGGAGGGCGGTACGCGGGGCTTCCTCCAGCACAACCGCCGCTCGGTGCCGGGGCTGTTGTCCTTCTTCAACCACGCCTTCGCCGGGGTGTTGGTGGCGGCGGATTCGCACGCGCCCCGTCCGTTCGAGGTCGTCTACGTCCCGGAGGAGGACGACCTGTCGCCCGTGCGTGCCTCGCTCACCGAGGCCCCCGTGGTGGAGCGGGTCCACCTGGAGGAACAGGAGACGGCCGGAGACCTGCGGTGGCTGGACGCGGACTGCACCGCGCGAAGGCTGCGCATCCTGCTCGCGCCCGGCGCGCTCCCCACGGTGGCTCGCGAGGACGGCGAGGGCTCGCGTCCCGCGCGCGGTGGCGACGTGGCGATGCTCTTCCGGACCTTCACGCACCTGGAGGTGTACCGGCAGGCGCTCATCCGTCACGGCGTGCCGCACCGGGTGCTGCGCGGACGCGGGTTCTACGGCGCGCAGGAGGTGCTGGACCTGGCCTCGCTGCTGGCGCTGCTGGCGGACACGGAGGACGCGCTCGCCTTCGCCGCCGTGCTGCGCTCGCCGCTCGTGGGCCTCTCGGACGCGACCTTGTTCCTGCTCGCCGGGGAGCAGCCACTGTCGTTGGCGTCACCTCGACTGAGGGACGATGAGGTGCTCGCCACGCTGCCGGAGCGCGAGCGACAGCGCCTGCGGACCTTCCTGGAGGCACTGCCCGCGCTGTGCCAGGAGCGAGACAGGTTGGGTGTGAGGGAGCTGCTGCTCTCCGCGCTGGACCTGACGGGCTACCGCGAGGCGCTCGCGGGTTCTCCCTATGCGGAGCAGGCGAGCGCCAACGTGGAGAAGCTGCTGGCGTTGGCCTCGCGTCGCGACGAGCGGGGCTCGGGTGGCTGCGTGGCCTTCGCCCGCGAGCTGCGCATGTTGGCCGAGTCCTCGCCGAACGAAGCGCAGGCGGACCTGCTCGACGCGGGAGACCCGCGCGCGGTGCAACTGCTCACCATCCACCGCGCCAAGGGTCTGGAGTGGCCCATCGTCGTCGTGCCCGGCATGGGGGGGCGACGCCGGAGCACCTCCGCGCGCGCCCACTTCGAGCGCTCGCACGGCATCGCCCTTCGCCCCTGGGTGCCGGACTCGCTGGACGGCTACACCTCCAACCGCTTCGAGGCGGTGCGCCAGGAGCTGAAGTCCCGAGAGGACGCGGAGTATCGCCGCCTGCTCTACGTGGCGCTCACCCGCGCCAGGGACCTGCTGGTGCTCTCCGGTGGCGAGGAGCCGCGCGCGGGCAAGGATTCGTGGTGGCACCTCGTCGACGCCAGGCTGGAGGACATCACCACGCGCGAGCTCGTCACGGACGTGGACGTGGACGACCTGCCTCCACCCAGGGACCCAGAGCCGCCGGGGCCCGAGGCGCTGGCGCGCGCGGGTGCCCGCGTGGAGGCCGCGTTGTTGCGCGTGCGCGGCGGCACGCTGGACCTGGCCGAGTCCGCGGAGTCCCTCAGCGCGCCCGTGAGCTCGGTGCAGGACTTCATCACCTGTCCGCGCCGCTTCCACTACCTGCACCGTCTGGGACTTCGTGGCGCGCCATGGCCCTGGGAGGTCGCTCCGCGCGAGACGGCGCTCGTCGTCGAGCCGGAGGGCTGGCTCCCCGAACGCGGCCCCGCGGAGCTGGTGCGCCACCTGCTGCGCGCCTCCGACCTGCGGCTGTGTTCGGCGCGTGACGTGGATGTCACGGAGCGCCGCGCGCACCTGGAGGCCGTACTGCGCGAGGCCGGCGCGTTGGCGGAGGACCCGGGCATGGAGGCGGTCCTGGGCACGGCGGAGCGCTGGCTCGGCACCGACTTCGCGAGGCTGCTGGCGGAGTCTCCGCCGCGCGGCGTGCACCGGAGCCTGGCCTTCACCCTGGTGGCGGCGGAGGGCATCTCCCTGGAGGGTGAGATGGATGTCCTCTGGGAGTCACCTCGCGGCGAGGCGGTGGTGGTGACCTACAAGTCGGGCGGACGACATCCATTGGGGGCGGCCGCGTACGCGCACGAGCTGGACGCGCTGGAGCTGGCGGCGCGACGGATGGTGCGAGCGGGCGTCCCCGTGCGTGTGGGCGTCGTCTTCCTGGGTGAGGAGCGACCGGAGCCCGAGTGGCGAGCGGACGTGGCTCGCCCCGAGGAGGCCGCCAGGCGGCTCGCTGACGCGACGCGGGCCCTGGCCCGGGGGGAGGTGCGTGGCGCCTGGGCGGGACGAGAGAGGGCGACCTGCCAGGCCCTGCATTGTGGCTTCTCGGAACACTGTCACCCGGCCCCTCCCGCGTGCTAAGCGGCGGGCACCATGCCGAACGTCGTCGTCATCGGAGCGCAGTGGGGAGATGAAGGTAAGGGCAAGGTCGTGGACCTGCTCACCGAGCATGCCCAGTTGGTCGTCCGCTTCCAGGGCGGCAACAACGCGGGGCACACGCTCGTGGTGGGTGGGCAGAAGACGGTCCTGCACCTGATTCCCTCGGGCATCCTCCACCAGGGCAAGACGTGTGTCATTGGCAACGGAGTGGTGGTGGACCCCGCGGTGCTCGTGGGGGAGATCGACGCGCTCAAGGCGCGCGGTTTCCTCAAGGAGGACTCGCAGCTCATCATCTCCGACAATGCCCACGTCAT from Myxococcus guangdongensis encodes:
- a CDS encoding UvrD-helicase domain-containing protein, yielding MSTAPSILALERNLALMAGAGAGKTYSLVTMTLHLLAGAREAGGPLRPARLCMLTFTDKAAAEMRSRVRQRLDGLAQGEAKLDQEVELRASLSRLDRPFPLPEAWRQLREELGAATVGTFHSLCGQLLRRAPPAVGIDPSFEVLDELEASSLVQDVCERVVLDALEAGDARVRELCQELGFSGSGFSDGLVAALVSVYGKLREEGLRAASAAVADVAQAREEFDEALKECLRLCMEVRALDAKGEWSLLVGALEKALNGMTAENFQKGDRYPWLRACFATDTRNIARLSKGAAGPVRELYWRIYKGKTDGSVRMLVDAWAAWHTAPFEETFRELLGRVETRHDAEFARRNVFDFTSLLVKARDLLRDHPEFRRQVQERVGALLVDEFQDTNRLQLELVLLLAEQREGGPRELTPQMDLLSALPLEPAFLCAVGDRKQSIYEFRGADVSVFTQLSKKVEEEGGTRGFLQHNRRSVPGLLSFFNHAFAGVLVAADSHAPRPFEVVYVPEEDDLSPVRASLTEAPVVERVHLEEQETAGDLRWLDADCTARRLRILLAPGALPTVAREDGEGSRPARGGDVAMLFRTFTHLEVYRQALIRHGVPHRVLRGRGFYGAQEVLDLASLLALLADTEDALAFAAVLRSPLVGLSDATLFLLAGEQPLSLASPRLRDDEVLATLPERERQRLRTFLEALPALCQERDRLGVRELLLSALDLTGYREALAGSPYAEQASANVEKLLALASRRDERGSGGCVAFARELRMLAESSPNEAQADLLDAGDPRAVQLLTIHRAKGLEWPIVVVPGMGGRRRSTSARAHFERSHGIALRPWVPDSLDGYTSNRFEAVRQELKSREDAEYRRLLYVALTRARDLLVLSGGEEPRAGKDSWWHLVDARLEDITTRELVTDVDVDDLPPPRDPEPPGPEALARAGARVEAALLRVRGGTLDLAESAESLSAPVSSVQDFITCPRRFHYLHRLGLRGAPWPWEVAPRETALVVEPEGWLPERGPAELVRHLLRASDLRLCSARDVDVTERRAHLEAVLREAGALAEDPGMEAVLGTAERWLGTDFARLLAESPPRGVHRSLAFTLVAAEGISLEGEMDVLWESPRGEAVVVTYKSGGRHPLGAAAYAHELDALELAARRMVRAGVPVRVGVVFLGEERPEPEWRADVARPEEAARRLADATRALARGEVRGAWAGRERATCQALHCGFSEHCHPAPPAC
- a CDS encoding FHA domain-containing protein, with the protein product MNRTPRQVEIADPLWKALETMSREMGVDRDVLVNQAVFSLARQFGFIQPTQVSLSEVGSAPAVVAAPVAVAHAPVAAPSVVAHAPVATPAVAVTPSVSAPVAAPSVVAAAAAAEPVAPPPTAVPSIKAPASAKVADAANEPAEVEAPKGAEPEAVAERVREVVRAVDQTVEVQSPRAVALADTDEEESKTGEHEGTPGADEAEGAEAKDADSAKGSGDEDSDSDEDSEDEPATEKEPAVDEAELREAVAARVRDIVGDVDRLLEPVDAKPDEDSDDDSDEDSDDDSDDDEDSDDDSDDDEDSDDDEDSDDEDSDSDADEDADDSDEDSDSDADAKDADDDDSEDSDSDADAKDSDDDSEDDADDDDSEDSDQDEKPAAGKAAVGKAIPGKAAGANAVAGRPAAGKPAAGKAAAASVEPAFVDEDSSDLVTEAKPEPKAPAGKPDKTIIVQAPPELKVHVKLDDGEPVLVARERFIIGRGPSADLMVKSARVSREHAVVVRDGDEVFIEDLKSSNGTWFDNTRIARRQVSDGEEYLLGGIRITFSLTTES
- a CDS encoding PD-(D/E)XK nuclease family protein, with amino-acid sequence MARPVRTLHVFPDASRRQAALRAEGNARGLAVGRDLLTWEELLVALGGARELNRRPCPAVLARAVMSSLGPQLGNTHFGEYVREPAFARAGLEVVLDLKAGRLSPRELQDAVEVLPPERQKHVRVLARLYHLYEQKLAELGLADREDVLRGAREALGQGSWPVSWDGVGTLVLHGVYDVRPSGLELLLALAAACESRRVTLRVETPVGGSPVADAALASLFRAFENRGESMPHVDLFKADVTFESRPFIDLGRFAFSPRAPRNVLEDAKTQPRIWSAATAREEARLVARDVRRLIAEGAAPSDIAIAYRELGAEAGWLAETLGELGVPVRLPWGEPLSLAGPVRLALDLPLLVEDGFPAERVAELVGSRYAHILSRGGPESPASLFALAAVRDDRLGALRGRGAYDVRLEGLARRLQALQGAQKKDGSARIQSVRVLRERCGLLLDYCRRIPDKAPVAEQLAAWWHVVERLGLMDSEGPLESRAEGGLAERALDARARDEAAREALRQRVQGLLRTMKAVGGGPVLRRRTFGRWLRDAMSEAYLPARGPRGAAVEVLEAAEVPGRSFRHLFIAGLTEGRFPGRDVPSPLLADAERSALNQHLGRDVFRLTGGEFEDRAAWRLTEDRLLFASALAAAEETLSLSFAVEGAGGQEQVPSSFLEEVRRLTALKWTPRSLPPIPPLDEVLTESELRRCVALEVLSYPKLRVTEPDAAAPLLKRYFDREAWYSGARELSLVEVERLYFFGDPKMKPGKYTGSVDANTMRASLREAFRFDLTRPLSASALARFGNCGFQGFLTYGLKVSEPDRPGEEFDARGRGTFWHRVVEEVFQSLKQHQLLGKAPEEIPEELLDSALQSAVAHFEKFHHVGHPALWKLAHERARSMARRILVDERRGLPFERMVPEGFELQFGPAADDDRWRHVMLPIDGDAIVFEGKIDRLDVSGSEVGVIDYKSGRLDKNELKKRLLTSDFQLPLYLFAARESGHQNASQAAWFSLRTGNTIHLSEVVPAQELDELLSTDPEVRAKVAEKEGGRNLPNAVESLVRTLREGQFAARPQDCGSCGFRAVCRITERRMTEEGS
- a CDS encoding GNAT family N-acetyltransferase, translated to MNREHMDLVPASEWSFLSLSTLFARSFEGYFVSVPDAPQAFDARVRSEHISLTESRVARVSGEAVGLVLMARRGNISRVAGMGIVPSRRGQGLGGDMLRPLLESARARGDARMVLEVIEQNAPAVKLYERLGFRRVRRLVGFTGTPTPEPGALEEVDPRDCAKLLPADLPWQLDAATVMGLSSPAKAFRLGPAFAVVADVSAPTLGLRSLGVEPSARGRGAGRRLLRALAAAHPGKPLAVSAIVPEGLCDRFFLGEGFTSPALSQLELAHTF